From the genome of Bradyrhizobium elkanii USDA 76, one region includes:
- a CDS encoding CbtA family protein yields the protein MSTFRSIVFSSVIAGFIVGLIVTAVQQFGTVPLILRAEVYEKTAAHKHEAAAPPQAILVHDHADHDHAAEAWEPRDGLERNVYTAGANILTAIGFALLLGGFLAVRSGATGEQISWHEGLMWGLAGFAVFTIAPGLGLPPELPGVPTAPLLSRQIWWVTAVLATAAGLGLIVFRRSMPAAIAGVVLIMLPHLIGAPELQHVETNVPSSLSHQFVVAVTLTSLVFWSLLGSLTSAAFAYFDRPGSSARG from the coding sequence ATGAGCACGTTTCGCTCGATCGTCTTCTCGTCAGTCATTGCCGGGTTCATCGTCGGCCTGATCGTCACCGCGGTCCAGCAATTCGGCACCGTTCCCCTGATCCTCAGGGCCGAGGTCTATGAGAAGACGGCCGCGCACAAGCACGAAGCCGCCGCGCCACCGCAGGCGATCCTCGTCCATGATCATGCGGATCATGATCATGCTGCGGAGGCCTGGGAGCCGCGCGACGGTCTGGAACGCAACGTCTATACCGCGGGGGCAAACATCCTGACCGCGATCGGCTTTGCGCTTCTGCTCGGCGGCTTCCTCGCGGTTCGCAGCGGCGCGACCGGCGAGCAGATCTCGTGGCATGAAGGCTTGATGTGGGGCCTTGCGGGTTTTGCCGTCTTCACCATCGCTCCGGGCCTCGGACTGCCGCCTGAATTGCCGGGCGTCCCCACCGCTCCGCTGCTCTCGCGTCAGATCTGGTGGGTGACGGCGGTGCTGGCGACCGCAGCCGGCCTCGGACTGATCGTGTTCCGGCGTTCGATGCCGGCCGCCATCGCCGGCGTGGTCCTGATCATGCTACCGCATCTGATCGGCGCGCCCGAGCTGCAGCATGTCGAGACCAACGTGCCTTCGTCCCTGTCGCATCAGTTCGTGGTCGCCGTCACGCTGACCAGCCTGGTGTTCTGGTCCCTGCTGGGCAGCCTGACGAGCGCCGCATTCGCCTATTTCGATCGGCCGGGCTCATCCGCTCGCGGTTGA
- a CDS encoding dienelactone hydrolase family protein — MPNRPMTQDDPLEDFERRQITLDGAGKTVHVGGAGPAVIVMAEMPGISPHVARFARWVRDAGFTVYMPSLFGRDGAIASAEEGAAVFQRACVSAEFRAMAANQSSPVTQWLRALARFAHGECGGPGVGAIGMCFTGNFALTMMLEPSMLAPVLSQPSLPLNDPAGIEIAPEQVKAVRERLEREDLTVLAYRFEGDKFCMAQRFAAYREALGDRFIGRVLPDSAANRDVPPFFRHFVTTPHSVVTVHLIDEAGQPTIAARDEITAFFRQRLSTASG; from the coding sequence ATGCCGAACCGGCCGATGACCCAGGACGATCCGCTCGAGGATTTCGAGCGCCGCCAGATTACCCTCGATGGTGCCGGCAAGACCGTCCATGTTGGCGGCGCAGGTCCTGCGGTGATCGTGATGGCGGAGATGCCGGGCATCAGCCCGCATGTGGCCCGCTTCGCCCGCTGGGTTCGCGATGCCGGATTCACCGTCTATATGCCGTCGCTGTTCGGCCGTGACGGCGCTATTGCAAGCGCGGAGGAGGGGGCCGCGGTGTTTCAGCGCGCCTGCGTCAGCGCGGAGTTTCGTGCGATGGCCGCAAACCAGTCGAGTCCCGTGACGCAATGGCTGCGTGCGCTGGCGCGATTTGCCCATGGCGAATGCGGCGGTCCCGGCGTCGGGGCCATCGGGATGTGCTTTACCGGCAATTTCGCGCTCACCATGATGCTGGAGCCGTCGATGCTGGCGCCGGTGCTTTCGCAGCCGTCATTGCCGTTGAACGATCCGGCGGGCATCGAGATCGCGCCGGAGCAGGTCAAAGCGGTGCGCGAGCGGCTGGAGCGCGAAGACCTGACCGTGCTGGCGTATCGCTTTGAGGGTGACAAGTTCTGCATGGCGCAGCGCTTTGCGGCCTATCGCGAGGCGCTCGGCGACCGATTCATCGGGCGAGTGCTTCCCGACAGCGCGGCAAACCGCGATGTGCCGCCGTTCTTCCGGCATTTCGTCACGACACCGCACAGCGTCGTGACGGTGCATCTGATTGACGAGGCCGGCCAGCCGACCATCGCGGCCCGCGATGAGATAACGGCGTTTTTCAGGCAGCGGCTGTCAACCGCGAGCGGATGA
- a CDS encoding GlxA family transcriptional regulator, which yields MTKVAVVEIDGCLASAAAITHDVLAIANRISTTKRARFEVTTLRYGPRRHAGRLRGADLVIVPGLGSASASELERKLATPACRHARDMLVTAFANGAMLAASCASSFLLAETGLLDGKRATTTWWFAPLFRQRYPSVELMTERMVVADWPIATAGAAMAQMDLMLAVITRFGSPALAKGCANYLLLGERHSQAPFMAINYLASQDPKVARAEKWVRSNIARDFTIGDVAAAVALAPRTFARRLESICGVSPIQFVQRIRIETARSLLETTRLSVEEIAGKVGYAEPSTLRRLIRRETRHSPRHFRSAG from the coding sequence ATGACCAAGGTCGCGGTTGTCGAGATCGACGGCTGCCTCGCGTCGGCGGCCGCCATCACCCACGACGTGCTGGCCATCGCCAACCGGATCAGCACGACGAAGCGCGCGCGCTTTGAGGTGACAACGCTGCGTTATGGGCCGAGGCGGCACGCCGGCCGATTGCGCGGCGCCGACCTCGTCATCGTTCCCGGACTCGGCTCGGCATCGGCCAGCGAACTGGAGCGGAAGCTGGCGACACCGGCATGTCGGCACGCCCGCGACATGCTGGTCACGGCGTTCGCGAACGGCGCGATGCTCGCCGCGTCATGCGCCAGCAGCTTCCTGCTGGCGGAGACCGGCCTGCTCGACGGCAAGCGAGCGACAACCACATGGTGGTTCGCGCCGCTGTTTCGGCAACGCTATCCGAGTGTCGAGCTGATGACGGAGCGGATGGTGGTGGCCGACTGGCCGATCGCAACCGCCGGCGCGGCGATGGCGCAGATGGACCTGATGCTAGCGGTGATCACGCGTTTCGGCAGCCCGGCGCTCGCCAAGGGCTGCGCCAATTACCTGCTGCTCGGCGAGCGGCATTCGCAGGCGCCATTCATGGCGATCAATTATCTTGCCAGCCAGGACCCCAAGGTCGCCAGGGCCGAGAAATGGGTGCGCAGCAACATAGCGCGCGACTTCACGATCGGGGACGTCGCCGCTGCCGTCGCGCTGGCGCCACGGACATTTGCCAGACGGCTCGAGTCGATCTGCGGCGTGTCGCCCATTCAATTCGTGCAACGCATCAGGATCGAGACGGCGCGGTCGCTGCTCGAGACCACGCGGCTTTCCGTCGAAGAGATCGCGGGCAAGGTTGGATATGCCGAGCCATCGACCCTCCGCCGGCTGATCCGGCGCGAAACGCGGCATTCGCCGCGGCATTTCCGCTCAGCCGGTTGA
- a CDS encoding glycosyltransferase family 87 protein codes for MSQKSDLEGHRLAFADDAARHLAANDADRGAVMPRATIGRMSSASASQPQTAIAHSPRTGAGALVSALREADWLTADRVTAFTRVFLVLFIGCIAIIPWAAPTMDVGHDFAAFWTAAKLALEGRAGDAYGDTGRAAVAAVLGQNTYAPFFYPPTSLLFWLPFALVPFATAAVIWIVTTGAAYAAAVRAMLERGSVVPALAFPAVWVCALFGQNSLFSAALLGGSAATLDRYPVIAGVLLGCFSYKPQIALLAPLVLILARRWHALAAAAATTLVLVLAATAVFGIDPWIKFVAVLPEASAWSLGGGPGFEKFASPYAAIRLAGGSSSTAWFVQVTAAAIAITVLILVLRKRPGGAAEIALMVAMTGLCVPSLGNYEVVILAIPGAWLIAQALAQGWLPYERIALAALYLTPFAMVPAGANGLQLAPIAAAAVAILVVRRIRHLPFLDAPAEIGQPLICPTAQAPQQK; via the coding sequence ATGTCGCAGAAGTCGGACCTCGAGGGACACAGGCTGGCCTTCGCTGATGACGCCGCGCGTCACCTCGCGGCGAATGACGCGGATCGTGGCGCTGTGATGCCGCGCGCAACTATCGGCCGGATGTCAAGCGCGTCCGCAAGTCAGCCGCAAACGGCAATCGCGCATTCACCGCGGACCGGCGCGGGCGCGCTGGTCTCCGCGCTGCGTGAGGCCGACTGGCTCACGGCTGACCGTGTCACCGCCTTCACCCGCGTATTTCTCGTCCTGTTCATCGGCTGCATCGCGATCATCCCATGGGCTGCGCCGACGATGGATGTCGGCCATGATTTCGCGGCGTTCTGGACGGCGGCAAAGCTCGCGCTCGAAGGCCGCGCCGGCGACGCCTATGGCGACACGGGCCGCGCCGCCGTAGCCGCCGTGCTCGGTCAGAACACCTACGCACCGTTCTTCTACCCGCCGACGTCGCTGCTGTTCTGGCTGCCCTTCGCACTGGTTCCCTTTGCAACGGCCGCCGTCATCTGGATTGTCACGACCGGCGCCGCCTATGCAGCCGCGGTGAGAGCCATGCTCGAGCGCGGCTCCGTCGTTCCCGCGCTCGCCTTTCCCGCCGTGTGGGTGTGCGCGCTGTTCGGACAGAATTCGCTGTTCTCGGCGGCCCTGCTCGGCGGATCGGCCGCCACGCTGGACCGCTATCCGGTGATCGCCGGCGTGCTGCTCGGCTGCTTCAGCTACAAGCCGCAGATCGCCCTGCTTGCGCCGCTGGTGCTGATCCTGGCGCGGCGCTGGCACGCGCTCGCTGCAGCGGCCGCAACGACGCTCGTGCTTGTGCTGGCGGCCACCGCCGTCTTCGGGATCGACCCGTGGATCAAGTTCGTTGCGGTTCTGCCGGAGGCGAGCGCCTGGAGCCTCGGCGGCGGCCCCGGTTTCGAGAAGTTCGCCAGTCCCTATGCCGCGATCAGGCTGGCCGGCGGATCCAGCAGCACGGCCTGGTTCGTCCAGGTGACCGCGGCCGCGATCGCGATCACCGTCCTGATCCTGGTGCTGCGAAAACGTCCCGGCGGCGCCGCCGAGATCGCGCTGATGGTGGCGATGACCGGCCTGTGCGTGCCGTCGCTCGGCAACTATGAGGTCGTGATCCTGGCGATCCCGGGCGCGTGGCTGATCGCGCAGGCGCTTGCGCAGGGCTGGCTGCCCTACGAACGCATCGCTCTCGCTGCGCTTTATTTGACGCCGTTCGCGATGGTGCCTGCGGGCGCCAACGGCCTGCAACTGGCACCGATCGCCGCTGCGGCAGTTGCCATCCTCGTCGTGCGCCGCATCAGGCATCTGCCATTCCTCGATGCTCCGGCCGAAATCGGCCAACCCCTGATTTGCCCGACGGCGCAAGCCCCCCAGCAAAAATAG
- the mmsB gene encoding multiple monosaccharide ABC transporter permease: MTDKTVSLSETPRHSGFIKNNLRNYGMLLSLLAIMLFFEIVTDGTLLQPLNLTNLVLQNSYIVIMALGMLLVIVTGHIDLSVGSVAGFVGAVAAVLMVRYHVSYPIAFVACLLVGAAIGAAQGYWVAYFGIPSFIVTLAGMLVFKGLALAVLQGQSVGPFPPTFQKLSSGFIPELFPSAGTLYPTSLAIGIVLAFVLVLATARSRAREQAHGIAVEPYAFFIVKSIALAGAVLYFTYLIASHRGLPNVLVIMTALIALYGFVTRRTVIGRQIYAVGGNAKAAKLSGVKTERLTFFTFVNMGVLAALAGLVFAARLNTATPKAGLGFELDVIAACFIGGASAYGGVGRVGGAVVGAMIMGVMNNGMSILGIGIDYQQVIKGLVLLGAVCIDVYNQRR; the protein is encoded by the coding sequence ATGACCGACAAGACGGTATCACTTTCCGAGACCCCCAGGCATTCCGGCTTCATCAAGAACAATCTGCGCAACTACGGCATGCTGCTGTCGCTGCTCGCGATCATGCTGTTCTTCGAGATCGTGACCGACGGCACGCTGTTGCAGCCGCTCAACCTCACCAATCTTGTGCTGCAGAACAGCTACATCGTCATCATGGCGCTCGGCATGCTGCTGGTGATCGTCACCGGGCACATCGATCTTTCGGTCGGCTCCGTCGCGGGCTTCGTCGGCGCCGTCGCGGCGGTGCTGATGGTGCGCTACCATGTCAGCTACCCGATCGCCTTCGTCGCCTGCCTTTTGGTCGGCGCCGCGATCGGCGCGGCCCAGGGCTATTGGGTGGCCTATTTCGGCATTCCGTCCTTCATCGTGACGCTGGCGGGCATGCTGGTGTTCAAGGGCCTCGCGCTTGCGGTGCTGCAGGGCCAGTCGGTCGGGCCGTTCCCGCCGACCTTCCAGAAGCTGTCGTCGGGCTTCATCCCCGAGCTGTTCCCGAGCGCCGGCACGCTCTATCCGACGTCGCTCGCGATCGGCATCGTGCTGGCGTTTGTCCTGGTCCTGGCCACCGCCAGGAGCCGGGCGCGCGAGCAGGCGCACGGCATCGCCGTCGAGCCCTACGCATTTTTCATCGTCAAGAGCATCGCGCTGGCGGGCGCGGTGCTCTACTTCACCTATCTGATCGCCTCGCATCGCGGCCTGCCCAACGTGCTCGTGATCATGACCGCCTTGATCGCGCTCTATGGCTTCGTCACGCGGCGGACGGTGATCGGGCGGCAGATCTACGCGGTGGGCGGCAATGCCAAGGCGGCGAAACTGTCGGGCGTCAAGACCGAACGGCTCACCTTCTTCACCTTCGTCAACATGGGCGTGCTGGCCGCGCTCGCCGGGCTGGTGTTCGCAGCCCGGCTCAACACCGCGACGCCGAAGGCCGGTCTCGGCTTCGAGCTCGATGTGATCGCCGCCTGCTTCATTGGCGGTGCGTCGGCCTATGGCGGTGTCGGCCGGGTCGGCGGCGCGGTGGTCGGTGCCATGATCATGGGCGTCATGAACAACGGCATGTCGATCCTCGGTATCGGCATCGATTATCAGCAAGTGATCAAGGGTCTCGTCCTGCTTGGCGCCGTCTGCATCGATGTCTACAACCAGCGCCGCTGA
- the mmsA gene encoding multiple monosaccharide ABC transporter ATP-binding protein: MTAMLEMRGVSKSFAGVQALREVSFTVEAGQIHALVGENGAGKSTLMKVLSGVYPAGSYDGSIVFDGEERRFRDINDSEALGIIIIHQELALIPLMSIAENIFLSHPPSRFGVIDRNAVHRRTAELLAQVGLREPPDTLVTDLGVGKQQLVEIAKALSKRVRLLILDEPTASLNEADSAALLERLLAFREQGIASILISHKLNEVARVADRITVLRDGRTVDSIDCRTERIEEDRIIRSMVDRDLAHRFPERKAEIGEPVMTVENWSVYHPLHPERQVIKNVDFTLRRGEVVGIAGLMGAGRTEFAMSLFGRAWGTNVSGKVRLDGREADLSSVPAAIDAGIAYVTEDRKQLGLILAADVRKNVTVASLRQVSERGVIDDVAELKAASDYRTRMRIRCSDVYQATSDLSGGNQQKVVLSKWLMTDPRVLLLDEPTRGIDVGAKYEIYSIINELAEAGRGVVVISSEMPELLGICDRICVMNDGAFVGEFARHDATQEKIMRAIMRNVRMSERGADEGAARAGGGAP, encoded by the coding sequence ATGACGGCAATGCTTGAGATGCGCGGCGTCAGCAAGAGCTTTGCCGGCGTGCAGGCGCTGCGCGAGGTCAGCTTCACCGTCGAGGCCGGGCAGATCCATGCGCTGGTCGGCGAAAACGGCGCCGGCAAGTCGACCTTGATGAAGGTGCTGAGCGGGGTCTATCCGGCAGGAAGCTACGATGGATCGATCGTGTTCGACGGCGAGGAGCGGCGCTTCCGCGACATCAACGACAGCGAGGCGCTCGGGATCATCATCATCCATCAGGAGCTGGCGCTGATCCCGCTGATGTCGATTGCCGAGAACATCTTCCTGTCGCATCCGCCGTCGCGGTTCGGCGTCATCGACCGCAACGCGGTGCATAGGCGGACCGCCGAACTGTTGGCGCAGGTCGGCTTGCGGGAACCGCCGGACACGCTGGTCACCGACCTCGGCGTCGGCAAGCAGCAGCTTGTGGAGATCGCCAAGGCGCTGTCCAAGCGGGTGCGCCTCCTGATCCTCGACGAGCCGACCGCAAGCCTCAACGAGGCCGACAGCGCCGCCTTGCTCGAGCGGCTCCTGGCCTTCCGCGAGCAGGGCATTGCCTCGATCCTGATCTCGCACAAGCTGAACGAGGTTGCGCGCGTCGCCGACCGCATCACGGTGCTGCGCGACGGCCGCACCGTCGACAGCATCGACTGCCGGACCGAGCGCATCGAGGAGGACCGCATCATCCGCAGCATGGTCGACCGCGATCTCGCGCACCGCTTCCCCGAGCGGAAGGCGGAGATCGGCGAACCCGTGATGACGGTGGAGAACTGGTCGGTGTATCACCCGCTGCATCCCGAGCGGCAGGTGATCAAAAACGTCGACTTCACGCTACGCCGCGGCGAGGTGGTCGGCATCGCCGGCCTGATGGGCGCCGGCCGCACTGAGTTCGCGATGAGCTTGTTCGGCCGCGCCTGGGGTACCAACGTCTCTGGCAAGGTCCGCCTCGATGGACGCGAGGCCGATCTGTCCAGCGTGCCGGCCGCGATCGATGCCGGCATCGCCTATGTCACGGAAGACCGCAAGCAGCTCGGGCTGATCCTTGCCGCCGACGTCCGCAAGAACGTGACGGTGGCGAGCCTGCGCCAGGTGTCGGAGCGCGGCGTGATCGACGATGTCGCCGAGCTGAAAGCTGCGAGCGACTACCGCACCCGGATGCGGATCCGCTGTTCCGACGTCTACCAGGCGACCAGCGATCTCTCGGGCGGCAACCAGCAGAAGGTGGTGCTGTCGAAATGGCTGATGACCGATCCGAGGGTGCTGCTGCTGGACGAGCCGACGCGCGGGATCGACGTCGGGGCCAAATACGAGATCTACTCCATCATCAACGAGCTGGCGGAGGCCGGCAGGGGCGTCGTGGTGATCTCCTCGGAGATGCCCGAGCTGCTCGGCATCTGCGACCGGATCTGCGTGATGAATGACGGCGCCTTCGTCGGCGAGTTCGCAAGGCACGATGCGACGCAGGAGAAGATCATGCGCGCCATCATGCGCAATGTCAGAATGTCCGAACGCGGCGCCGACGAAGGGGCGGCACGCGCCGGAGGAGGGGCGCCATGA
- the chvE gene encoding multiple monosaccharide ABC transporter substrate-binding protein: MFKLKTSLFALALAGLAATVSDRDAMAQSKPTIGIAMPTKSSARWIDDGNNMVKVLKERGYGTDLQYAEDDIPNQLSQVENMVTKGAKVLVIAAIDGTTLSDVLKQAKAQGITVIAYDRLIRDTPNVDYYATFDNFQVGVLQAQSIENALGLKEGKGPFNIELFGGSPDDNNAYFFYDGAMSVLKPYIDSGKLVVGSGQTGMNKVATLRWDGATAQARMDNLLSAFYGKKRVDAVLSPYDGLSIGIISSLKSVGYGSKDQPMPYISGQDAEVPSIKAMLRGEQYSTIFKDTRDLAKVTADMVDAVLSKKDVSVNDTKTYNNGVKVVPSYLLKPVVVDKTNWEKVLIDSGYYKRSQFD, from the coding sequence ATGTTCAAATTGAAGACCAGCTTGTTTGCGCTCGCGCTGGCCGGCCTTGCCGCGACGGTGTCGGATCGCGACGCCATGGCCCAGAGCAAGCCGACCATCGGCATCGCGATGCCGACCAAATCCTCGGCACGCTGGATCGACGACGGCAACAACATGGTCAAGGTGCTGAAGGAGCGCGGCTACGGCACCGATCTGCAATATGCCGAAGACGACATTCCGAACCAGCTCTCCCAGGTCGAGAACATGGTGACCAAGGGTGCCAAGGTGCTGGTCATCGCCGCCATCGACGGCACCACCTTGTCCGATGTCTTGAAGCAGGCCAAGGCCCAGGGCATCACGGTGATTGCCTATGACCGTCTGATCCGCGACACCCCCAATGTCGACTATTACGCGACCTTCGACAATTTCCAGGTCGGCGTGTTGCAGGCCCAGTCGATCGAGAACGCGCTCGGGCTCAAGGAGGGCAAGGGGCCCTTCAACATCGAACTGTTCGGCGGTTCGCCCGACGACAACAATGCGTACTTCTTCTACGACGGCGCGATGTCGGTGTTGAAGCCCTATATCGACAGCGGCAAGCTCGTGGTCGGCAGCGGCCAGACGGGCATGAACAAGGTCGCGACGCTGCGCTGGGACGGCGCGACCGCGCAGGCGCGGATGGACAACCTGCTCAGTGCGTTCTACGGCAAGAAGCGCGTCGATGCGGTGCTGTCGCCCTATGACGGCCTGTCGATCGGCATCATCTCCTCGCTGAAGAGCGTTGGTTACGGCAGCAAGGACCAGCCGATGCCGTACATCAGCGGGCAGGATGCCGAAGTCCCCTCGATCAAGGCGATGCTGCGCGGCGAGCAATATTCGACCATCTTCAAGGATACCCGCGACCTCGCCAAGGTGACGGCCGACATGGTCGACGCCGTGTTGAGCAAGAAGGACGTCAGCGTCAACGATACCAAGACCTACAACAACGGGGTCAAGGTGGTTCCGTCCTATCTCCTCAAGCCGGTCGTGGTGGATAAGACCAATTGGGAGAAAGTCCTGATTGACAGCGGCTATTACAAGCGCTCGCAATTCGACTAG
- a CDS encoding HAD-IA family hydrolase, with translation MNEALAVIRSAGMRDIIASARALIFDVDGTLAETEEVHRRAFNEAFAEAGLDWFWDQVTYARLLRVAGGKERIRAFDQRNAVPMLTFAEIADLHRIKTARYAALIAAGGCPLRPGVRAWLAGARSRGQRLAIATTTSHGNIDALLSVSLGLDWADQFEAIVAGDDVPRKKPAPDVYTEVLTRLGLGPGDCVAVEDSGNGLAAAAGAGIPVVITRSTYFSDDDFAEALLVVDDLSDIDA, from the coding sequence ATGAACGAGGCGCTCGCCGTGATCCGGTCCGCCGGGATGCGCGACATCATTGCGAGCGCTCGCGCCTTGATCTTCGATGTCGACGGCACGCTCGCCGAAACCGAGGAGGTGCACCGCCGCGCTTTCAATGAGGCCTTTGCCGAAGCCGGCCTCGATTGGTTTTGGGACCAGGTCACTTATGCGCGGCTGCTTCGGGTGGCCGGCGGCAAGGAGCGCATCCGCGCCTTCGACCAGCGCAACGCGGTCCCAATGCTGACATTCGCCGAGATCGCCGACCTGCACAGGATCAAGACCGCGCGCTACGCCGCGCTGATCGCCGCCGGCGGTTGTCCGTTGCGGCCGGGCGTCAGGGCCTGGCTCGCCGGCGCGCGCAGCCGCGGCCAGCGCCTGGCGATCGCAACGACCACCTCGCATGGCAATATCGATGCGCTACTCTCGGTTTCGCTCGGGCTGGACTGGGCCGATCAGTTCGAGGCGATCGTTGCCGGCGACGACGTGCCGCGGAAGAAGCCGGCGCCCGATGTCTACACCGAGGTCCTGACCCGGCTCGGGCTCGGGCCGGGAGATTGCGTCGCCGTTGAGGATTCCGGCAACGGCCTTGCTGCCGCGGCAGGCGCCGGTATCCCCGTCGTCATCACCCGCAGCACCTATTTCAGCGACGACGATTTTGCCGAGGCACTGCTGGTCGTCGACGATCTCTCTGACATCGATGCCTGA
- the cbbX gene encoding CbbX protein, giving the protein MTQAQEQIRETPLETIDLRHEFADLGIGDVLDQLDSELIGLKPVKTRIREIASLLLVERIRQKMALATTFPTLHMSFTGNPGTGKTTVALRMAGILHRLGFVRRGHVISVTRDDLVGQYIGHTAPKTKEILKKAMGGVLFIDEAYYLYRPENERDYGQEAIEILLQVMEQQREDLVVILAGYGDRMEKFFQSNPGFRSRIAHHIDFPDYSDGELLWIAELMLQQQNYRFSPEAREAFIRYIAVRKEQPLFSNARSIRNALDRIRLRQANRIVAKLDRTLTADDVMSIEAGDVLASRVFVKGAGAPGEGR; this is encoded by the coding sequence ATGACCCAGGCGCAAGAACAAATCCGCGAGACCCCGCTCGAGACCATCGACCTTCGCCACGAATTCGCCGACCTCGGCATCGGCGACGTGCTCGACCAGCTCGATTCCGAATTGATCGGCCTGAAACCGGTGAAGACCCGCATCCGCGAGATTGCATCGCTGCTGCTGGTCGAACGCATCAGGCAGAAGATGGCGCTGGCGACGACGTTTCCGACTCTGCATATGTCGTTCACCGGCAACCCCGGCACCGGCAAGACCACGGTCGCGCTGCGGATGGCCGGAATCCTGCATCGGCTCGGCTTCGTGCGCCGCGGCCACGTCATCAGCGTCACGCGCGACGACCTCGTCGGCCAATATATCGGCCACACCGCGCCGAAGACGAAAGAGATATTGAAGAAGGCGATGGGCGGCGTGCTGTTCATCGACGAGGCCTATTACCTCTATCGCCCCGAAAACGAGCGCGACTACGGGCAGGAGGCGATCGAGATCCTGCTGCAGGTGATGGAACAGCAGCGCGAGGATCTGGTGGTGATCCTGGCCGGCTATGGCGACCGCATGGAGAAGTTCTTCCAGAGCAATCCGGGCTTCCGCTCCCGCATCGCGCATCACATCGACTTCCCGGACTATTCGGACGGCGAACTGCTCTGGATCGCCGAGCTGATGTTGCAGCAGCAGAATTATCGTTTCTCTCCCGAAGCACGCGAGGCCTTCATCCGTTACATTGCCGTGCGGAAGGAACAGCCGCTGTTCTCCAATGCGCGCTCGATCCGCAACGCGCTCGACCGCATCCGGTTGCGCCAGGCCAACCGGATCGTGGCGAAGCTCGACCGCACGCTCACCGCCGACGATGTGATGTCGATCGAGGCCGGCGACGTGCTTGCCAGCCGGGTGTTCGTCAAAGGCGCCGGTGCGCCGGGCGAGGGACGATGA
- a CDS encoding ribulose bisphosphate carboxylase small subunit: MRVTQGCFSFLPDLTDEQIATQVQYCLDKGWAVNIEFTDDPHPRNTYWDMWGLPMFDLRDAAGIMKELADCRRVYGDRYIRISGFDSSPGWESVRISFIVNRPREEPGFRLDRQEAAGRNLRYATHSYAAGRPEGERYTDH, encoded by the coding sequence ATGCGCGTGACCCAAGGCTGCTTCTCGTTCCTGCCCGATCTGACCGACGAGCAGATCGCCACACAGGTGCAATATTGTCTCGACAAGGGCTGGGCGGTGAACATCGAGTTCACCGACGATCCGCATCCCCGCAACACCTATTGGGACATGTGGGGCCTGCCGATGTTCGACCTGCGCGATGCGGCCGGCATCATGAAGGAGCTCGCCGACTGCCGGCGGGTCTATGGCGACCGCTATATCCGGATCTCCGGCTTTGATTCCAGCCCGGGCTGGGAGTCGGTTCGCATCTCCTTCATCGTCAACCGGCCGCGGGAGGAGCCGGGCTTCCGGCTCGACCGTCAGGAGGCCGCCGGACGCAATCTGCGTTACGCGACCCATTCCTATGCAGCGGGCCGCCCCGAAGGCGAACGCTACACCGATCATTGA